A window from Strix uralensis isolate ZFMK-TIS-50842 chromosome 15, bStrUra1, whole genome shotgun sequence encodes these proteins:
- the FIBIN gene encoding fin bud initiation factor homolog isoform X2 produces the protein MPAALRLLWLGWLCSLCRGYFEGPLYPEMSNGTLHHYFVPDGDYEENDDPERCQLLFRVEDAGRVLEGIGKSISYDLDGEESYSTYLRRESAQISDAYSSSDRSLSELEGKFRQGQEQGGREEARLGDSFLGLLLHARALLRETRHISSGLRDKHDLLALTVRSHGARLSRLKNDYLRA, from the exons ATGCCGGCCGCGCTGCGCCTGCTGTGGCTGGGCTGGCTCTGCAGCCTCTGCCGCGGGTACTTCGAGGGCCCGCTGTACCCCGAGATGTCCAACGGCACCCTGCACCACTACTTCGTCCCCGACGGGGACTACGAGGAGAACGACGACCCCGAGCGCTGCCAGCTGCTCTTCAGG GTGGAGGACGCGGGCCGGGTGCTGGAGGGCATCGGCAAGAGCATCTCCTACGACCTGGACGGGGAGGAGAGCTACAGCACCTACCTGCGCCGCGAGTCCGCCCAGATCAGCGACGCCTACTCCAGCTCGGACCGGTCTCTGAGCGAGCTAGAGGGCAAGTTCCgccaggggcaggagcaggggggccGGGAGGAGGCTCGCCTGGGCGACAGcttcctggggctgctgctgcacgCCCGCGCCCTGCTCCGGGAGACGCGCCACATCTCCAGCGGGCTGCGGGACAAGCACGACCTCCTGGCCCTCACCGTCCGCAGCCACGGCGCCCGCCTCAGCCGCCTCAAGAACGACTATCTCCGTGCCTGA
- the FIBIN gene encoding fin bud initiation factor homolog isoform X1, with translation MPAALRLLWLGWLCSLCRGYFEGPLYPEMSNGTLHHYFVPDGDYEENDDPERCQLLFRVSEQRRCGAAAAGGGGLSLREELTVLGRQVEDAGRVLEGIGKSISYDLDGEESYSTYLRRESAQISDAYSSSDRSLSELEGKFRQGQEQGGREEARLGDSFLGLLLHARALLRETRHISSGLRDKHDLLALTVRSHGARLSRLKNDYLRA, from the coding sequence ATGCCGGCCGCGCTGCGCCTGCTGTGGCTGGGCTGGCTCTGCAGCCTCTGCCGCGGGTACTTCGAGGGCCCGCTGTACCCCGAGATGTCCAACGGCACCCTGCACCACTACTTCGTCCCCGACGGGGACTACGAGGAGAACGACGACCCCGAGCGCTGCCAGCTGCTCTTCAGGGTGAGCGAGCAGCGGCGgtgcggcgcggcggcggcgggcggcggggggctgagCCTGCGGGAGGAGCTGACGGTGCTGGGCCGGCAGGTGGAGGACGCGGGCCGGGTGCTGGAGGGCATCGGCAAGAGCATCTCCTACGACCTGGACGGGGAGGAGAGCTACAGCACCTACCTGCGCCGCGAGTCCGCCCAGATCAGCGACGCCTACTCCAGCTCGGACCGGTCTCTGAGCGAGCTAGAGGGCAAGTTCCgccaggggcaggagcaggggggccGGGAGGAGGCTCGCCTGGGCGACAGcttcctggggctgctgctgcacgCCCGCGCCCTGCTCCGGGAGACGCGCCACATCTCCAGCGGGCTGCGGGACAAGCACGACCTCCTGGCCCTCACCGTCCGCAGCCACGGCGCCCGCCTCAGCCGCCTCAAGAACGACTATCTCCGTGCCTGA